In Candidatus Hydrogenedentota bacterium, the sequence ATGTGCGTGAAAATCGGACTTGTCTTGTCCGTGTTAAACCGTTGAACAAGTGCTGATATTTGGCTAGACTCTTCCGCCTGAAAAACGAGGTCTTATGCCATGAATCAGAGCTTTGCAGAACGACGAGTCTTGGTGGCGGATGACGAACGCCAAGTGGCCGATGTTGCAACACGCCAGGTGCGTGCGCGATTTGCCTGCCACACTGAGTCCGTCAACGACGGTGACGAAGTGCTCCGCGTGATGAGCGAAAAGCACTTCGATGTCCTGATCACGGACATGCTTATGCCTGGTTGTCACGGTCTTGAACTCGTATCGAGAGTCTCGAAGATGTGCCCTGATACGACTATCGTCGTTACGACTGCCTATGAACAGGAGTTTCCCTATGTCGAAGTCATCCGGCATGGGGCATCCGACTTTATTGCAAAGCCATACGAATCGGAGATTCTTGAAGCCAAGTTGCTTCGCATCTTTCGTGAACGGCAATTGTGGGAAGAGCTGGCTCAGGAAAAGCAACGCATAGTCGACGACATGGAGGCCATGCGCAAATTGCGTGAGGCACAGGTCGCCGCGGAAGAGAAGTACCGTAGTCTCTTCGAATACAGCATGAACGGGATGCTGGTCGTCTCTCCCGACGAATACGTCATCCACGACGTAAATCGGGCCTTTTGCGCGTTGAGTCAACGAGACCGCGCCAGCCTCATCGGCATTGCACTCCTCGAATTATTCGACAGCGCTTCGAGCATGCGATTGCGGCAAGGTTTTTCCATCGTGGAGCAAATGGGGCAGGCCTCTTTGTCGGACATCTTTCTGCCACGTGCGGGATGTCAAGGCGTCTCGCTCGAGGTCAGCGCAAACATGGTGCGGACCGGCTCCGAATCCATGTTGCACGTCGCCTGCAGAGACGTGACCGAGCAGCGTGAACTCCAGCGTCAATTAGCGGAAATTGCTCACACGGATCAGCTAACGGGACTGTTGAACAAGCGGACATTCAACACGCGCTTGGAGGGAGCCATTTCGCGCAGTAGTCGCGAGACTGTGCCAATCACGCTGCTGTTCCTGGATCTCGACAATTTCAAGTACTGCAACGATACCTTCGGTCATCAGGCTGGTGATGAGCTGCTTCGGTCGGTGGGGAAGATCATCAAGAAGCATACGCGCTCGACCGGAGACGAAGCTTTCCGTTACGGAGGCGACGAATTCGCGATTCTCCTTTGGCATGCGAATGCCGGTACGGGAGAGGTGGTTGCCGAACGGATTCGTGACGAATATGCCACGTCTGACAGTCAGGGGACTTCCATCAGCATCGGTGTAGCCGAATTCGCGTCGGACATGGATGCCTCTGCATTCGTTCGGAGTGCCGATCAAGCTCTATACAAGGCCAAGGAAGCCGGGAAAAACCGGATATGTGTTGTGTAGAACCGCGAGGCCACCGCTCATTGTGCGCTCATGAGAAAGCCACATGTGTGAGAGGATAAAGCGCGCTATCCGGAGTCTGTTTTGGGGAGCGTCAAGCGGCCCCCAACCATGAGTGCTGTACTTTCCGCCGTGCTTCCCGTCTTCATCGTGGCGGCATTTGGCTTTGCGGTGCGCCGCATTACCCACCTGCACCTCAAAACGCTGTCCGCCTTGAACGCGTATGTTCTTATTCCAAGTCTCGTCTACAACGGGATTTCCAAGAACGCCATTGAATGGCCGCTCTTCCTGCGCACGGCACTCGCCGTTGTCATTGCAGCGGCAATTGCCGGACTTGTGCTCGCGCTCATCGCAAGCCGCGCTGGGATGACGACACCGCTCAAAAGCGCGTTCATGATGACCATGTTTCCGAATCTCGGTAATTTTGGTCTTCCAATTGTTCTTTTTGCGTTCGGATCCAAAGCCCTGCCATACGGTGTATTGATCATGGTGTGCGGCGGATTTCTTCAGAACAGTGTTGGCCTTTACCTCGCGCAACGCGGCGTGCACTCCGCCAAGCGGGCATTGCTCGGCGTATTCACGTTTCCGATGGTCTACGCGTTCGCGGCGGCCATGTTAGCTCAGCGACTTGGGTTTCAGTTTCCGCAAGCACTGGACCGCGCCGTTCAGATTGCAGGCGATGGCGTTATCCCGATCCAATTGCTCATCCTCGGCGCCACGGTCGCCGAAACGAGGCTTCAAGTCACCGTCCATGTGTTTGTCGCGTGCGCGGTGCGACTTCTTCTGGGTCCCCTGGTGGCATGGGGAGTTGCCACGATCGTGGGCATGCATGGATTAGCCGCAAGCGTATTTATCCTGCAGATGAGCGGACCCGTCGCTATCGGCATGGCAGCCTATGGTGTACAGTTCGACCTAGAGCCAGGCTACCTGTCGAGTGTCGTATCGTGGACGTTTCTCTTCAGCGTG encodes:
- a CDS encoding AEC family transporter, which translates into the protein MSAVLSAVLPVFIVAAFGFAVRRITHLHLKTLSALNAYVLIPSLVYNGISKNAIEWPLFLRTALAVVIAAAIAGLVLALIASRAGMTTPLKSAFMMTMFPNLGNFGLPIVLFAFGSKALPYGVLIMVCGGFLQNSVGLYLAQRGVHSAKRALLGVFTFPMVYAFAAAMLAQRLGFQFPQALDRAVQIAGDGVIPIQLLILGATVAETRLQVTVHVFVACAVRLLLGPLVAWGVATIVGMHGLAASVFILQMSGPVAIGMAAYGVQFDLEPGYLSSVVSWTFLFSVATVSVVLTLLYAAG
- a CDS encoding diguanylate cyclase is translated as MNQSFAERRVLVADDERQVADVATRQVRARFACHTESVNDGDEVLRVMSEKHFDVLITDMLMPGCHGLELVSRVSKMCPDTTIVVTTAYEQEFPYVEVIRHGASDFIAKPYESEILEAKLLRIFRERQLWEELAQEKQRIVDDMEAMRKLREAQVAAEEKYRSLFEYSMNGMLVVSPDEYVIHDVNRAFCALSQRDRASLIGIALLELFDSASSMRLRQGFSIVEQMGQASLSDIFLPRAGCQGVSLEVSANMVRTGSESMLHVACRDVTEQRELQRQLAEIAHTDQLTGLLNKRTFNTRLEGAISRSSRETVPITLLFLDLDNFKYCNDTFGHQAGDELLRSVGKIIKKHTRSTGDEAFRYGGDEFAILLWHANAGTGEVVAERIRDEYATSDSQGTSISIGVAEFASDMDASAFVRSADQALYKAKEAGKNRICVV